A single region of the Triticum dicoccoides isolate Atlit2015 ecotype Zavitan chromosome 2B, WEW_v2.0, whole genome shotgun sequence genome encodes:
- the LOC119362819 gene encoding putative glycine-rich cell wall structural protein 1, protein MATSIKLVALAFVVLVSIGFTNASRMLASSSSAGGGGGGGGGGGSSSGGGGSGWGHGAGGGGGLGYGENGGDSSNKYNFAKGLGGGGGHGAGGGSQGGSGSGSGSGGGNGVGSSGSASAPSGNGYASADGQGGGGGGGGGADGSSGSGAGKGVGQGEGESGIATAPAVAPSAGGDSYSEAGGGGNGGGGGDGGNGGGNGAGAGQAASDDTSGGNASGGGSGNGGGQGGGVAQGPSMGVGSGSGIGGGRTGSTGSYGQGYAAGTGAGTGGGEGGSNNGGFGGGGGSGSGSGSGGYP, encoded by the coding sequence ATGGCTACTAGCATTAAGCTTGTAGCTCTTGCCTTTGTTGTCCTCGTGAGCATTGGGTTCACCAATGCTTCAAGGATGTTGGCTAGCTCCTCAAGTGCTGGAGGTGGAGGCGGGGGAGGCGGAGGCGGTGGCAGCTCGTCGGGAGGGGGTGGCAGTGGATGGGGGCATGGGGCTGGAGGAGGTGGTGGCTTGGGATATGGCGAGAACGGTGGAGATTCCAGTAACAAGTATAACTTTGCCAAGGGACTTGGTGGAGGAGGGGGGCATGGTGCTGGCGGTGGTTCTCAAGGCGGATCCGGATCCGGTTCTGGCTCTGGCGGTGGCAACGGTGTTGGTTCGAGTGGCTCAGCGTCAGCCCCTAGTGGCAATGGGTATGCCAGTGCTGAtggtcagggtgggggcggtggtggaggtggtggcgcaGATGGGTCAAGCGGATCTGGAGCCGGAAAGGGTGTTGGCCAAGGAGAAGGTGAGAGTGGCATAGCAACCGCCCCGGCTGTAGCTCCTTCTGCTGGTGGTGACAGCTACTCTGAAGCTGGCGGTGGTGGtaacggcggtggtggtggtgacgGTGGAAATGGAGGTGGTAATGGCGCTGGAGCTGGACAGGCCGCCAGCGATGACACTTCTGGGGGGAATGCAAGTGGAGGGGGTAGCGGCAACGGTGGTGGCCAGGGTGGAGGCGTAGCTCAAGGTCCGAGTATGGGAGTTGGTTCTGGCTCTGGCATTGGAGGCGGACGGACTGGTAGCACTGGCTCCTATGGGCAAGGCTATGCCGCTGGAACCGGTGCTGGAACGGGTGGTGGTGAAGGCGGCAGCAACAATGGTGGGTTCGGCGGCGGTGGAGGTAGCGGATCCGGGTCTGGCAGTGGCGGATACCCTTAA